In Oryzias latipes chromosome 10, ASM223467v1, the genomic window GTGTGTTACCATGGACAGTTATTTTCAGAACTTTAGAACGATGagctaaaacaattttaaaatatccataaattcaagaaaatgtataaagaaacgtTTGTTTCACAATATGGATTGAAATCTTCATAAATATTTCAAGAATGAAAATGTGTGAACTTCAATGTCATGAAGTAAACAATATTTATTGAtaacaatcaataagctattgatttttttaacttgaccagtatttctttatttgtatgaCTATCAATTGCAGTGTTGTTCTTTGTAATCTTTTGTAAATTATGTATCTTTTAACATCAAATATCACTATATATAAGATTGaatgaaattttgttttggcactttcttgtgcttttaaaagaaaaatcttatttCACACCCCTtctgtcatctttttaaatgtgtacGCCTCAAAAGCTgcaagtcattttttaaaaaaatcttaaactgagagtattttattcttttgttagTAATACAATAAGACATCAATTGAAATTATTCAGTGACAGAGATTTTATTCAAGAAAAAGGAGCAAACATTGGATAAATCTGTGGCTTGGACAGACCATTGCGTTGTTTTCAGGTAAAAAGCATTTAGAAACAGCATTGCTTTTGCTTCCAACAGTTAATGCCAGTATGCTGCCTGGTCCGCTCTACAAACTGTAGTTGCGTTGTGTTGATACCGCTTGTACAGCATTTCAGAGATTAACGACACCTGGATTATCAGATTGTTTAAAGAGCTACCAGAACAGACATATGACAGCTTCATTTGgagcaccacacacacacacacacacacacacacacacacacacacatgcacgttAACACACAGGATTAATCAGCCTCTCCCAACTGAACTCAGATAACCCACTGTCATTCTACACATGCCTTTATTGTTGTACAAAAGGAAGCCGACACTAAAAAGCAGTTAAAAACGTCTACCTTTAATATATGATTCATGTGTGCTGCCAGCTTTAACAGGTTCCAAAGCATTTCATTGCAGTTCAGTACAAATTCTACAGCTGTCAGATGAACAGTACAGTGCTCATGGGATGAACTTCAGCGTCGTGGGATTGccaattttgagtcaaaactTGTTTTTGAGTGTTCCTGCTATGTGTGTTCAAACTGAATACTCTcctctaagaaaaaaaaacataaaaaactacaCATCTCCTGAGGAGATTCTCAGATGGTTGACAAATTCCTGCATAGATCAGGTGTTGTTTATGTGTCTGTGCAGGGCCTGATGGGATCTCCTATGTGCCGTCAGGTTGTGGTCGTGTAtgagaggagctgcagctgctgcactgGTGGAGAAAAATCCCGCCTACCATGACAAAACTTAACAACAACTCATCCCACCACCATTCTGGTcacacaaccaaaaaaaaaaaagaaaaaaagataaaatgacCCCCCAcgccctcacccccacccccgtcttcgatttcttcttcttcagctcATGTTGAAATCAATTTTCCCTTTAGCTGGCAGGGGTTGGGGAGGCAGCCTTCTCCGCGGTGGTGTCAGCTGCCTTCTCTGCTTCCGCGTCAACAGGAACACCTTCAGGGTCAACCTGCGCTAACTTCATCATGGTCAGGACCTTGACTTTGACTTCCTCAAAGGTTTCCTTCACCCCCTTCTCCAGTATGTAACCCTCACTATCACCCTCCGGGTCCTCCAGAGCCATGGCTCCTTCCACAGCTGTCTGCAGGTACCGCAGGCTCAACATCACAGatatctggacaaaaaaaagagggttttttaatgaaaaacaatcAATGCAAGCATGAGATCTGTGTGTACAGACATTGCCAAACTAAAAATTGTAGCATGACTTCTTCACATGCTTCACAAACTGTCTTTACCACATGAACAAACAACGTGTGACGCTGATTGTGCTGCACGTTGTGCTTCCTCCTTTTTGGTTTGTGTCAGATGTGTGACAAACTGGTTGCTTTGCTGAGGCTTGTTGTTAAAAAAGAGAAGCTGTTTAGCTCAGCTTGATGCCATGGTAACCATTTCTCAAGCCAATGTGTAAAAAACCGTGGGGCTGTTGCAGTAAAAAGCAGAGAATGTGTGATGTGAGTCTGCTCAGACAGTGCACTGAATTGGCCATTAGTCCTGTGGTTTTAATAATAGTtaggatttcattttttatatcaATTTGATAATCAGATGATATGATATTCctaaaagtgcatttttgtctttgtctgtgCAACTTTCTATCCTGTATTTGTGCTTGAATAGATGGAATTGATTGAATACACACCTCAGAGGCTGCAGTTGCCTGAAAAACTGGAAGCCATTTGCAGCCCTGGTGTTTCctgttgttcttttgtgtgtatgtgtgtcattCTAATTCTAAGCACCATACAAAGCTTCCATATTCTATAATAAATACTTACTTCTGCTACTTTAGACTAAATTGTTTTAAGCTTTTATCTTAATTGTGTACAGTTTTGGTAAAAATACTTGAAACAAATCTGGCGAGAATCCCAGCATGTTATCCACACATCCAAAAGAACAGAGTTAAGTCATCCAAATCTTTGCCTCAGTCAGCACACAAACAGAGTACTGAAAGTTACCCACTTGAATCAGGATGACAGACAGCACCCCAGGGCCAGTTGAATTCATCAAGCCCATGTAATAATCAGTCAGAGCCTGTCTGCAGCCGCGGCTGTACAGGTTGAGGTCCTCTGACAGGTAGTCGTAGTTGAAATGGGCTCTGTTGTCTGTCAGGTGGTATTGCAGGCAAGGGCGAGGTGATGCTGGGTTACAACAGCTGAAAGGAACACCGTCCAACAGGTAACGGCCGTCCACGTTACTCCGGATACGACTGAAGACAGCAGGTGTCAGCAGGGGGGACAGATGAAGAGGAGACAGCAGCAAACGAGACAGAGGGTAATAGTTAGAGGGCAAACATTAAAAGTGGTTAATATCCTGACAGTAATCTGGATCCAGTTACAGAAATGTTAACAACACAAGTAAAGGTGTAAGTCTATTTTATCCTAAATTACCCAAACTGTGCTTGCATGAACCTTTCTGTTAATTTAATTACCGGAAGCTACATCCTCCTTCTGTGCACATTCTTCTCTGCAGCATGTCTATGAATTTCTCTGGAATGTAAAGTTTACCTTCTCTGCTATTCAGACCAAATCCTCCAAACACTTTCCCTTCATTCTGTCCCACCAATTTCTAACTCTGGAAATATGCTCATTCTTTTGTCCTCACTCACTCCTTGACTTCTTGGGCAGTGTAGTCCAAAAATCGGCCGCTGACCCACTGAACCTCAAACCAGTCCTTGAAGTTATTGTTTCCGCAACAGCGAAACTCCATCTGCAGACGATCAATGGTCTCTTTCTGAAAACAGCGGCCCGGCACGTCTGTGTCCTTGTAGAAACGGATTCCATTCCTCAAGCCCACCTGAAGGGCAAACAGAGAGAATGAGGAATGAGGCATTTGGTTGTTGAAAATGATTTGCTGTAGCGTGTTTAAGAAAGTGGTTTCTCCACTGtttaaaagcaaacattcataagtttacatttttgtttgaaaattagTTTCTGATCATCCAATGTTACAGGTTTGAGGCTGTGCACTGCAGGAACAATTCGTTTTTTCTAAGAAATGTTAACACGTGACCCAAAAACTGATGTTTCATTGGGTAAATTAATGTGAATCATGCAACAAACTCTGTGaagaaaacgtttgtttttgatTAAGTTTGGCAGTAAAGCCTAATTCCTAAGTAAATATttgtatatttctttttttttttaaagtcactaaCAGAATTGACATTGTTTGACTAAtcaaactgcttttctctgagATGCAAccatctttgccttttgacCCCTACCTTCAGGGACTCCTCCAGACGCCCCTGCAGGACGTAGCTGAGCACCACCACTGCAAGTAGCAGACAACACAGCAAAGCTGCAACAACAAACCAGGCCAGCAAAAGGACCTTCCAGCGGGGAAAGCGGCTTGCATCCAGTGAGTCCTGACACACCCGAGTGGCAACCCAGTTGGTGCCGATGGAGGCCAAACCCACCATCATCAGGATGTTGGGCACCACATGGATCTCCGTGTTCTCCATCACCTCGAGAAAAGGATTGAAAGATATAATGACATCTGCTGGCCCTCTTTGGTTTTTCTCACCTTCTTTGTCCAGTAATTATGCAAACATCATTAAGCTGtatcttttttaaaagccaTAAGATCTATAAAGTGTTAACTTAAAGGCAAAGTATAGTGTTAGCAGCATTGGTTAATCTAACAGCAAATGAGGGAGTGGTTTTGAAATCCAGCCTTCAACAAAGAACCCCCATCctctattgtttaaaaaaaagagtcagaTTCAGTACTTGAACTTTCTAAAATGTTCACGCatatccactttttttttacaattagtcCCTGTGTCCTTACACCATCGGAGACTATGTGACACCACTAAATGGAAGAAATGAGGGGaaaatattgttgttgtttttctggaaaaaattgaatttgatGTAGTAAACAGACACTATTATGAGTTCTGGGAGTAAAATATTCCTTTTGAGTTCCTCACTGGAACAACCTCTGCACCATACCCATTTAGGGGttataaaaaatcttttatttgggATCAATAAATGTCTGGAGGCTCATGCCGGGTAGATTTCCTGTGTGGTAAAAATAGATATCGGTTTGGGGTTTTTTCACTCTGTTCCCTCATGTATGATCTATGGAGCATGTTGGTTTAAATAAACTTGCTACTTTGGTGGAGACAGTAACTTGTGTTTGCCTCACACATTGCCACTGATCAATAGATACCACGCTTTTCTGGTTTTGAAGTTCTGATGTTTGTAGGACATTTTCGGCTCACAGCTCTGTGTTTACATCTGGTCTCCATGCAAGCTCTATCTTGAAACTAAACTGTTATTCAGCAGAAATGGTCATTGACACATATTACGTAATAAACAGCCCTTCACAAAGACAAAAGCCTGAGCACAGACTACTTTTTTGCTTCATCTTTGATCGTTTCAGGCCTCAATGTCAACAGGCCCTtctttcatgtgtgtgtttgcatccaTGAACGATTCTTTCTCTACCTCGTCCCTACGAAGCAGCTCGGTTTTGAGGTAAACCCCAAGACAAAATATGAAGGCCCCGCACATCACCGCCAGCCAGGACAGCAGCCAAAGGCCCTGGGCCAAACGCACCCGCCTCTGCTGGTTGAACTTCATCTTCAGCAGCACCATGGCTCACTACCAGGCAACACAAAGACAAGAGGCAAGATGGAAACATGTCAACCATTCAGGTAAGAAAATGGACTCTATTCACAGCAAACAAACCAAATGCAATGAGACAAAACCCAACAGAGCTCACAAGAAATGATTTTAGTGTCGATTGAAGGAAGTGGAGTGGTCAGTTGTTAATGCAGGCCTTGTTCTTGTCAGTTGGTGAGTTATTAGCAGGCTGAGCTCATCTAAGTTGTTCCAGGTGGAGGGGATAAGCAGGTAGATCCTTAAGATGGTAAAGGACGTTGGCCACAGAGGATGATTCAAACGATTTCAAATGGTtgatgaagatgcctccaaaaGCGTCTTTGTATCCAAACCGGTTCACGAACACAACAAGAAATGTGAGAAAAGTGAAGGTTGATGATGCAGGTAATCCTTTTCCCTGAGTTGGCAGATTTCCTCGTCCAATAGTCGTTCACACCACGATGGGCTCCTCTTCAAGCTGAAATCACCAAATTGTTCCCCCTGATTGATGTTGTCTTTTGATGGCGCCCCTCTGGGTCTGTGCACATGCACCGCCCCCCTAAACTGCCGTACCCATGGTTGGAGGACAAAGAGACTGGCCAAAGTCCCAAGTTTGGAACCGTAATCTCCCAACAGAGTCCCTGGGATCCTATTAAAGTCCCGAGGCCAATTGGAAAGCAGGCCAGTGTCTGATCAGCAAACTTCTTCTGATCGACATGTAATATGGGCGGGCCACTTCAACTATATTGACAGGTGGCCGTACCTGAGACCTATCAGCACAGAGTGGGTCCAACGGTTGCCTCCAAAACAGGAAATGCAGTAATCCTTTTCATCACATTGACgtcaaaaaaagtcaaaaatatttaaggagaaaaataacttttttactATACATTACTTAGGAGTCAAAAAGGGATAGAAAAGTACACCTCAGCCTTCCACTGAGACACAAACAAACTGTTAAATGTACCTGAAATGTTTTGTAACTTTTAAATAGAgttgtttaaataaattgtCCATCAGCTGTCACATGATTCTTTAAGAGAAACttcatagagaaaaaaaaaacctctgcttgatgcttaaaattgaaaaaaaaaaagaaaataagccaAACTCCACATGATGTTTTACACGTCTCACCCCAACTCATGTCCACACTGCTTTGAATGaactaaaactaaaatcttCATTCAATGGGGATTTCACATTAGAAATGACTCAAGCAGAAATTACTAAGGGAAGGGTTAATAATTCACGGTTTCACATCGATGCAGAGTTATGACTCcaccaaataaaaaaggaagatgtAGAGCAGCCTGCTGACAGAAGTGAACAAAATTCCTGCAGGGAGGGCTGcattagggggggggggggtagacaGAGGCTAGCTCATGCAGAGCGAAAGTAAGACTGGAGTTATGTTTGCAGAGGATTATGAGTAGAGTGCAGCAGGGAGGGTGGTTGGATCAGAAGGATTAAACTGTTATTATAAGTATTTGTGACAGCTTGGATCTGGAGTCTCTGGGTAAAGGTGAAGACGGTCTCACGACACATGCAGGAACCACACCTTTAATCCACAAAACATCATTGCAGTGTCTTCACGCCAGGGCAGAAGGTTAATGCTGAACTTATGGATGGATCTTCCACATGAAACCACATTTCAGCTCAATCTGGTTCAGATGGAGACATTCGGAACTCTGCATGAACTCACGCATTTCTAAATCACACAGTGGACAAGATTTTCAATTATTGAGATTAATTAACCAATGTCAGTTGTAAATTGATCTTGTTAAAacctatgtttttatttaaagaacgTTCAAAAATTTGAGGATTTTTCAGCAAAATTGTtcaatttttagcaaaaataaaagtcctaGGTGGCAAAAAATTAGCCATAAAAAGATTAATCTCTTTTATAATCATTGCAAATTATTCACTTTATATTAACTTCTAAAAATAACTATAGGGCTGTGAAATATGCCCTTCCTTCATAATTATCTTTTTACGTACAGACCCTTTCCAAAAAATCATTTGATTGtcatttcatttgaatttcctTTGAAGGCTCTTAGAGATGTTGTACAGCTCAAAGCATTCAGTGATCAGTGAGCCAATGGAGGAAACACCTCAACCGGGCCAAGGAGAAGAAGGACTAGACTGTTAGCCAGTGGTACAAGCTCCTGTTTTATGATGAAAGGAAAGTCTTTCAGTTGGGAATCAAGGTCCaagggtttggaggaagactggTGAAGAGCAGAACCCAAACTTGCTGGAGGCCCAGAGGGAAATCTCCACCCTCAGTCAAGATTTGGGCGGCAATGTCCAGCACTGGTGTTGGtaaactctgcttttttttatcctaaatcCCTGCAACGGTTTAGCAGAATGTTCTAGAGGACTTCATGATTCCTTCTGCTGAAGCTCTGGATGAAGATGCAGATTTCATCCTCAAGCAGGACCTGGACCCTGCAAATACTATGGAAGGATTGAAGATGGACATTTCgttttgaaaatactttattttatttgatgtgaTCAAAATCTCTGTCttgatgtttttgcaaaaacagaatGAGGATTTCTCCAGGGTTTCCTAACTTTTCAtgggttttatgagctggaacTACGAACAATGGGCCCTGAATCTATGTTCTGTGAAAGTTCACTTTTTGAATAgaataatggaaatgaataaacCTTTCCATGATGTTCTAATTTTTTGGAAAGGGTTTGTATTTGAGTCTTCTCAATCTGACGAATCCTTTTAGGtatcacagggttgctggagcctatcccagctactgtcagGCGCCGATTAAGAactccctggacaggtcactagtctgtcacagggacacacaaccacatatacacatacattcacacctagggacaatttagaatcaccaaTTATCCTATGGGGCATGTTATGGACTGTGACAGGAAGTTGGAGAGCTGGGAGGAACACATGGGCTGAATgtgcaaactccacagagaaaggacccaactgggatttgaaccagggccttgtCATTGTAAGGCAAGAGTACCAACTACTACACCCAATGCACCACATGCAAccttattattttctttttaaatatattttttaaaaagggaaaatgagTGAATGAGTCACCAACTTCTATTAAATggtgtagtaaaaaaaacatgccaacagtaaataacaataaaacttGGATGAATTAACAGTTTTTATTGAACATAATTATCTTTATTAACAAAGGGGTTTTACCATCTAAGACCAAAAATACAAACGCCAAAATAATGCTTTGCTTCTAAAGACACATAGTATTTTAACTGcataatttttttcaatatacagtattttctttttttatcttcttttttttatgttggcattactttatatttaaataaagacatattTCTCTGTAACAACTAATGCATGTACACACATATATGGaacttttgctttttctcaCTTCTGTTCAATGGATAGAGGAATAATTCCTAAACTCACACTGAGAGTGTCTCTTTGATTTTGTACAGGAATGGCTGAGTATGGCCTGGAGCATGAGCTGCCTTTCAGTCACTACAAAGACAAGtaagacattttgttttacataaatgtCATTCTGGACTtattttaaggtgttttttttcctttggaagACAATTAGGTGAATTTGATTAACAGTCTTAATGTAATGGTTTATTTTCCTCAAAATAAGTGACATTGAAAAGCAAAACCTCACAGACACAGAGGTGAGTAGGTGTGTTTGGCTCAACaaactgctaaaataaaatggGTTTCCTAcagttaaacacattttaaaaaactttttctttctttttacaacatttttttctcccagtTCCTATAATAACTAAAGATCCTTTATGCCACCTACCATTAGACACCTATTCAATTTACCTTAAGGGATAACAGACGCCATTAACAAACTATAGtaaactatttttattgttttacattgATTTGACTTTGTtcctcaaaaacattttctgatctATCCTATCATAATATTAATCTTTGGAGACTAAAATTTAATAAAGATAACACATATTAACACTATAgcttcaaaataagacattcaTTCAGGGAATTTTGATATTAAactgcttcttttttcaccTAAATGCTAACATTTAGGtgaaaaaagtgtgaaagtgTGACAAAATTTTGTCACACTTCTAATTTTGCCATGTTTAAGTATCATCATTGTCAGGAGAGCTccatttttctacatttaaaagaaatctaTCGACTGCCTATTCTCACTATGCTACACTGCTGACAAATCTGTAGGGCTTTCCTTTTCGGGCTCCACTCAGTTACTCCTTTCCCGGCAGCTCCTTCCCTCCAGCAGCCGGCCAGTGTGTTTGCAGGCGTTGCATGAAATCATCCAGGATCTGCTGAGCAGACGTCGAGCTCACATCTTCAGCACCTTCATCCAGAAGTGATGTCTTCAACCCTTCCCTTTCTCTCCAAACGTTACCGCTCCCCTGAGCTTGCTGAGTCTCAGGTTCCACATGGTTTGTGCACAGGGAGGCTTTCTGTTGGCTTTGTGAATAAACAGGCTGCGGTCTGCCAGCATAACTCAAACCCATTTTCCTAAATTTAGCACTGCTGATGTCGAGCTCTGAGAGGGATGAGTCTTGCTGGTCGGAGAGGCTGCCCTCATTTTGGCTTGATGGATTTCTTTGCTTTATTGGCACAAACGCTGTGACTCTCTGTGAGCTTGCCTCTGATTCAGCCAACCAGGCGGCCGCCGCTGTGGGTTCCTCTCCGCCGTGAGAATGGGATTGGGAGTCTGCTGGCTGTGGACGGTTTGCAGCCGAGGAGGCGAGGAACTTCTGTATTGCCTCAACCGAGCCGAAGTGCTTCTCCAACAGGTCTTTGATCAAGCACGAAACCTGAAGGAGAAACATCAGGCAAAAATAATCCGCTTCTTCTGAGCTTACATCTAGAATTTTTCCCTCCACCTCTAACTTTGTTGTGGCAGATTCCAAACTTTGCTACAACAGCGGACAAATGTCACACCACATGGATGAAAAGAAGAGTTGGTTAGCAGTTTctttgcaacaaaaaagaaaagggaaagaaaaataaaaccctttttggTTGCTGACCGCTGCTAATCATCCATAGGTCTGTGACTTTGTCCTTCAAAATAATGTAATGCTGGAGTATTGATGCTGACTGTCACCTACAGTCTGTTTCACACAATTATGTGACATGTTGTCCCGAGTTTCTCTATACTTTACCTTGACCCTTTgtatttctggatttttttgtttcatactTGCCGTTGAAACTATGCATACAACGGAAAAAAgacatccatctatccacccatcttcagaacccactcAATCTCTTTTTGGGGTCACGAGGTTACTGAAGCCAACCCAGCTATGTAAGTTAGGTGAGGGCActctgaacaggttgccaggctgttgcagggccacacactctcacacacatgtGGACACATGTCGGGACAATAGGGAGACACCCATTAAcctatgaagaatgtttttgacCTGTAGGGGGAAGCCGGAGTGCCTGGAGGAAACCCACGTGTGCAAGGGGCAAACTTCACACGGAAAAAAACAAGTCGGAATTTGAACCAAgcccttctcgctgtgaggcaggAGTGCTCTACTCTCCTGCAGGTGAAAAGGGAACCAGGGGTTTGCACTTAAAGAGCTATTTAGGTCCATTTCTCGCACTAACAACAACCCAGCAGGAGTAACAAAGTCTTACTTCAcccttaagaaaaataaaacactggtaTGTATTTAATACAATGTTACTATTAATAATACTAAATGTTGAtatgataaatataaaagaacaattgttttttggaataaataaaacaaaaacataagagaaaatataattttctcAATTAATTTCTTAATTACAGTTGTTGGTGCATCTCAGCTGCGAATTAGTAAACCTAGCTAACTAAAATGAATTCAGTGACCCTTACCATAGTTTTTGTACCGTTTGACAGACttccaattctttttttttatttaaacaaacacCTAATACTTTGGCACAACATGTGCATAAACTCTGTTTATGCTTACTGATCTCCAAGCACTCTAAGTGTTTTACTATGATTTTGGAAAACTGTAAAGCTACACTGCTTGATGGATTTTTGTTGGAGCATCATGGGTACTTAGTCAAGAGAGTCACAGAGTGATACACATTGTTTGTGAATGAGTTAAAAACAATTAGCTGCTTGAGAGGCCTTATAGTccaaaaaatgttactttttaaaatttaaaaattacgtttttttcaaccaGAGAACCACAATGGATCAGACTCTTACACTTTAATATTCTAGTATTGGATTTAAAGTGGCCCTGGGTTCTCTGggttcctcccacagttcaaaaatAGGCACCATGGGTTCATTGGTgtttctaaattgtccctcTGTGTGCCTGTGATTGTGTTTGGCCATTATTCTCTATTTGCCCCTGCAGTGGGCTGGAAAACTatgtaccccaccttcatccAATAATGACTGGATAGGcttcagcaaccctgtgaccaaaaaagggattaagcaggtttagaaaatggatggatggatttaaattgagaagtttaaaaattcagaagcttttttgtgaaaataaaaataaatgaaaaataaattctaaaTGACAAAACATTTACCAAACGTTTTTAAAATAGTTAACTTCTTCGAAATTAGGAGACTTTGTGTGTGGTGTAATTAATGCAGGACAGtgtccactagatggcagtgtgCTCACATTAATATTCTCCAGCGCTGCTAT contains:
- the LOC101157139 gene encoding RDS/peripherin-like protein xRDS35, with protein sequence MVLLKMKFNQQRRVRLAQGLWLLSWLAVMCGAFIFCLGVYLKTELLRRDEVMENTEIHVVPNILMMVGLASIGTNWVATRVCQDSLDASRFPRWKVLLLAWFVVAALLCCLLLAVVVLSYVLQGRLEESLKVGLRNGIRFYKDTDVPGRCFQKETIDRLQMEFRCCGNNNFKDWFEVQWVSGRFLDYTAQEVKDRIRSNVDGRYLLDGVPFSCCNPASPRPCLQYHLTDNRAHFNYDYLSEDLNLYSRGCRQALTDYYMGLMNSTGPGVLSVILIQISVMLSLRYLQTAVEGAMALEDPEGDSEGYILEKGVKETFEEVKVKVLTMMKLAQVDPEGVPVDAEAEKAADTTAEKAASPTPAS